The following are encoded together in the Thermosipho affectus genome:
- a CDS encoding TrkH family potassium uptake protein, whose amino-acid sequence MPKKSEQYKVIIYNVGLILMYYTIIILFPIFLVLFYPNEMINIFGFVFPAFFSFILGYTLFKISNISSQQTVTVREGAVIVLFTWLSVVLIGSIPFMLIEHLTFSQAVFESTSGFTTTGLTMFTDVTNVSKMILVWRSFMQFIGGAGFALIMMGSVIGPKGFGLYHAEGRVDNIAPNIKRSARIISLIYVSYAIIGTILLDIFGMPLFDAFNHSLTALATGGFSVRNGSIGEYNNLSLEIIIIILMFLGGTGFGVHYVLWKGNFKALIKNGEPWLMLSTIFLTSTLISINGFGKIFNSFSEGFRESIFQTASAITGTGFSTVDLTNPTWINFGLAMFILTSLMMAGGGMDSTAGGLKQYRIWVTIKVVIHSIKEFLLPSKSVTKIFAWKGQNKNTITNDDIKEIFLVFSMYFFTFFIGSIILSTYGYDLTSSMFEFASAMNGVGLSVGITKPTMPLGAMWTLTIAMFTGRLEFLVIIYAIAKLVVDLKETIKK is encoded by the coding sequence ATGCCAAAAAAATCAGAACAATACAAGGTCATTATATACAACGTTGGTTTAATATTAATGTACTATACAATAATTATTCTTTTCCCCATTTTTTTGGTACTTTTCTATCCAAATGAAATGATAAATATCTTTGGATTTGTATTTCCTGCTTTCTTCTCGTTTATTTTGGGTTATACTCTTTTTAAAATATCAAATATTTCTTCTCAACAAACTGTGACTGTTAGAGAAGGTGCTGTAATTGTTCTATTTACATGGCTTTCAGTTGTACTAATCGGTTCTATACCATTTATGCTTATTGAACATTTAACCTTCTCACAAGCTGTTTTTGAATCTACCAGTGGTTTTACAACAACTGGATTGACTATGTTTACAGATGTCACAAATGTTTCAAAAATGATTTTAGTTTGGAGAAGCTTTATGCAATTTATAGGGGGAGCAGGCTTTGCACTTATAATGATGGGCTCAGTAATAGGTCCCAAGGGGTTTGGTTTATACCATGCAGAAGGAAGAGTTGATAACATCGCTCCCAATATAAAAAGATCAGCTAGAATAATTTCATTGATATACGTCTCTTACGCTATAATAGGTACCATACTATTAGATATCTTTGGAATGCCACTTTTCGACGCATTTAATCATTCTCTAACAGCACTTGCAACGGGTGGTTTCTCTGTTAGAAATGGCAGTATAGGTGAATATAATAATTTGTCTTTAGAAATAATTATAATAATTCTAATGTTTTTAGGTGGTACGGGGTTTGGTGTTCATTATGTACTATGGAAAGGAAATTTCAAAGCCTTGATCAAAAATGGAGAGCCCTGGCTTATGCTTTCAACAATTTTCCTAACCTCTACTCTAATTAGCATAAATGGATTTGGAAAAATATTTAACAGTTTTTCAGAAGGATTTAGAGAATCAATATTTCAAACAGCATCTGCAATAACTGGTACTGGTTTTTCAACTGTCGATTTAACTAATCCCACGTGGATTAACTTTGGGCTTGCAATGTTTATTTTAACCTCACTAATGATGGCAGGTGGTGGTATGGATTCAACTGCCGGTGGATTAAAACAGTACAGAATTTGGGTAACTATAAAAGTGGTAATACATTCTATAAAAGAATTTCTTTTACCTTCTAAAAGTGTTACTAAAATTTTTGCATGGAAAGGTCAAAATAAAAATACCATTACAAATGACGATATAAAAGAAATATTTTTAGTATTTTCTATGTATTTTTTCACATTTTTTATAGGTAGTATAATATTATCCACTTATGGCTATGACTTAACAAGTTCCATGTTTGAATTTGCATCTGCAATGAATGGTGTAGGTTTATCCGTGGGCATAACAAAACCAACAATGCCACTTGGTGCAATGTGGACATTAACAATAGCAATGTTTACAGGAAGACTAGAATTCTTAGTAATCATATACGCAATCGCAAAACTTGTCGTGGATCTAAAAGAAACCATTAAAAAATAG
- a CDS encoding potassium channel family protein: MKVVIIGGEKIAYFMAKSFSSKGYKTYLVNKDQKVCEDFARDLKAIVIHGDATKKKLLEQLDIEEEDIIVVLTNKDKENLIITQYARKIFGVKNIVTLVNNPDNIELFEKLGITAVVSTTTMLQKAVENLLFGKELEEFLSIEEGKLSFLKVDIPETSKAVGKYLKDLNLPHECVVGGILRKGEVIIPHGNTQIKANDRLYIVGLPTAQTEILNILTEE, translated from the coding sequence ATGAAAGTTGTCATAATAGGTGGCGAAAAAATCGCATACTTTATGGCAAAATCCTTTTCAAGTAAAGGATATAAGACATATTTGGTAAATAAAGACCAAAAAGTATGTGAGGATTTTGCACGTGATTTAAAAGCAATAGTAATACACGGAGATGCAACAAAAAAGAAATTACTAGAACAACTTGATATAGAAGAAGAAGATATAATCGTAGTTTTAACAAACAAAGATAAAGAAAACCTAATAATAACCCAATACGCCAGAAAAATATTCGGAGTAAAAAACATAGTAACTCTAGTTAACAATCCAGACAATATAGAACTTTTTGAAAAATTGGGAATCACAGCAGTTGTAAGTACAACTACCATGCTGCAAAAGGCAGTAGAAAATCTTCTTTTTGGAAAAGAACTTGAAGAATTTCTTTCAATTGAAGAAGGAAAACTATCATTTTTGAAAGTAGATATCCCTGAAACCTCTAAAGCTGTTGGAAAATACTTAAAAGATTTAAATCTTCCACACGAATGTGTAGTGGGAGGAATTCTAAGAAAAGGAGAAGTTATAATTCCACACGGTAACACTCAAATAAAAGCAAATGATAGACTCTATATTGTAGGTCTTCCAACTGCTCAAACTGAAATATTAAATATATTAACGGAGGAATAA
- a CDS encoding potassium channel family protein — protein sequence MKKIDELYLVIIGCGKVGGNVSSIASSMGHSVVVIDKEESSFENLSPDFTGFSIVGDATEKDVLENAKINKADYVLVLTHDDNTNFLISLMCKYYFGAKKIITRVYDPDNVSLFQEYDIEIISPTLLIIGELKRILVGDLL from the coding sequence ATGAAAAAAATTGACGAACTTTACCTTGTAATAATTGGCTGTGGTAAAGTTGGCGGTAACGTGTCAAGTATTGCATCTTCTATGGGACACAGTGTAGTTGTAATTGATAAGGAAGAAAGCTCATTTGAAAATTTATCACCAGATTTCACGGGATTTTCTATTGTGGGTGATGCCACTGAAAAAGACGTACTTGAAAATGCCAAAATAAACAAAGCAGACTATGTCTTGGTGCTTACTCACGACGACAATACAAATTTTCTTATTTCTTTAATGTGCAAATATTATTTTGGAGCAAAAAAAATAATTACGAGGGTCTATGATCCAGATAATGTAAGTTTATTTCAAGAGTACGATATTGAAATTATTTCTCCAACTCTACTTATAATTGGTGAATTAAAGCGAATATTGGTTGGTGATTTGCTATGA